TGTGCGTCGCTAGCGACCTGCTTGGCCTCAGATGCCTTGCGGTCGAGGAATATTGCGAGCTGTTCGCGACCGGCCGCGGTTCCCAATGTCGGCTGCATAGTGGCGATGCCGGCCTGGATCTCCTGTGTAATCCGTTGCAGCTGGGCCTTGGACTGGGTATCGGCGGCATGCGCGTCGGTGAGGTGTTGCCCCAGGCCCTGATCAGCCTCGTTGAGCGCTTCATGGGTTCTGCGCAATGCGGCATCGGCGGTGTTGGCCTCGTCCGCGCCTTTACCCGTCCACGCCGCCGGCACGACCGAACCTGGGGCAAGCGGACGGTGATCGGGTACCCATACCCCCGACCCGGGCGGGGCCTCGGTGTAGTCGGGTCCATGCGGATAGGGCGGTGGGCCGAGCTCGCCGGGCTTTTGGAGAATCACGCCACCGTCATCGTGAATCCCGTCGAGCGTCGAGCGCGGCATGCCCGAGGAAGTATTCATGTCCTGCTCGGGGATGTACGGCGGGTATTGGGGCACAGGCGGCACGACGCCATCGGGGCCGGGAATCTGGGGGGAGTAGGTTGGCGCCGGGTACGGTGGCAGCGTCGGGCTGGGTGTTGGCGTATCCAGCGGTGGGGTAAAGCCGCCCAGATTCCCAATGCCCTTCATCAGGTCGTTGACCTGCTGTTGCCAGAAACCCACGTCAACGAAGATAGGCGCATCTCGGCGGCGCCGCTACCAGCAGAGCACACATAGGTGTGCAGCACTTTGGCGGCGTGTCAGGGACCACGACGTCTTCAAATCGCCCGAGTCCGTGATCGACGCAGCCGGGGGCGTACGCTGCGTGAAACGTCACAGTGACAGTATGGCTACGTCTAGGCCCCCCGGACCTGTTTGGAATCTCTGCCCCGTCACGCGGCGGCGCCGGTTGTCCCGCACCTGTTTCACGAAGTCGCGCAATGGACCCGGGCTAGACGGATTGCCGCGGGAGGCGTTCGAGCGGCGGCGTGCCGGCCGCTATGGCCGAGGGCGTCAGGGTGTCCATGATGCCGGCTTCGACCGCAGCGTCGATGGCATTGATCGGGTAGTCCGGTGGTCGGTGAACGTCGTAGTCGGCGCGGGTCGCCTCGCGCGGCGCGGCAGTGATGGTGACGGTGATTGGTACCGGCAGGTTCAGTTCGCCCAGCTTGGTCTCGATGGCCGCGGTGAGCCGTGTTGCATAGTCGGCATAGTCACGCTGCCACTGCTCGTCGAGAGCATCCTCAAGCGCCGAGATCGCTTGCAGGGCTTGTTCGTAGGCGATCTCTCCGGTAGTGGGGTCGTGGTGAGCCTGGGCCTCGGCTTGGAGTTCGGTCATCAAAGCGACGTCAGCTGGGTCGCCCGACCAGCCCGAGTAGGTGATGACTAGATAGCCGTTGTCGTCGACGTTGACCCAGCTCACTGGGGCGATGCGGGGGTCGTCGGGGGAGAAGGGGCCTGGGGGTAGGTCGGTTGGCTGGGGGATGGCGTCGGCGCGGGCGTCCAGCTCAAGGTGTGCGTGGTTGTAGTCGTCGTCAGTGGTGTCGCCGAGATTGTCCAGGATGCTTTCCACCCACAGGTCGACGACCACCGGTTGGGTGCGGTGCCGCAGCAGGTCTTTGTCGTCGAAGACGGTGGATTGCAGTGTCCGGCGGATCATTTCGGCCTCCCACGAGCCCGGTCTGCCGGCGAGAACGGTCTCGATGCCGCCGGCATTGGCGGCGGCCCCAGCCAGGGCGAGGGTGATGAACTCGGCCCAGTCGATGGGTACTGCGGCGCGTGGATCGGGATCTGCCTCCCATTCGCCGGTGTCGGTGCGCCGCGACAGCTGATTCGTCAACCGGGTTGCCTCGGTGAGCACGGTGATGGCATCGGCGAGCACTTCGCTGTACGGCCGGGTCTGATCTCCCGCGGTCTCGAGGTAACCGGTGTCGAACAAGGCCGCGGAGAGGACTTCCCGGTAGGGACGTCCGATAACCCGGGCTGTCGCAGCAAGATTCGCGCGCTCGGGCAGGCGACGAACGCCGTTGGTTCGCCACTTGCGGAGGTTTTCCCGCGTCACGCCGATCCGCCGGGCGAGCTCCGACTCACTGACTCCGTGCGCGTCGCGGTAACGGTCGATCAGCTCGACGAGACGAGAACTGGGCACGCCGCCCAGCATTCCGCGAAGATAGCCGGATGTCAACTATTGGTACCCCAACATGCCAACTGTCAGTTGTCATCGGTAGGGCCGTGCGGAGTCGATTGCGCGGTGATCAGCCCGTAGAGCGGGTTGCTCTCGGCGGCCGAACGGGTCTCGGTCGCGGCTCCATCGACATAGCGCTGCGCGGTGACCATGGATTCGTGCCCGAGAAGCTTCATCAACGCATAGACGCTGACGTTCGCATTGGCCAATTCGGTAGCGAAGGTATGTCGCAGCCCGTGCACCAAAGCGCCGGGCGGTCGTTCGCTGTTGATGCCAGCTTTCTTCAACGCACGCAGAATCCGATACTGCAACGTTCCGCGCGTGATCCGCGCTCCATCTACCCCGACGAACAGCGGGGCAGTGGGGGAGAAGCGGCTGAGCACGTCGGTTGCAGGCGAGCGCCGCCGCGCTACCGGCACACGGACGAGGCGCGTCTCGAGATACTCCTCAACGACATCGAGAAGCTCTGTGCCGAACGGTATTCGGCGATCCTTGTTGCCCTTGCCATGAACGTGAAGCACACCGCCGTCGTCGGTCCGGCGAATGTCACCGATGTCTGCACCAATGAGCTCCTCGGCCCGCAGTCCCGCCAGTAAAGCGATGAAGACAATGGCGCGGTCGCGTTCGGGCCAGGTACTGCGGCGGGCGGATCCTTCCTCGGCATCGATCGCGGCAACGAGCTCGGTTACCGCCTCACCGCTATAGCTTTTCGGTAGAGACTTCGGCACTTTCGGGCGGCCGATGAGCGGCATCGGATTGGCGTCCAGCACATCCGCCGTGAACAGATAGGTACACAAGGTGTTCCACGTCGACCAACAGCGTCGCACCGAAGCCGCTGAATGTGTTTGGGCATAGACCGCGAAGGCCGCCCGCAGACCGTCTCTATTGAGCGCCGTGGTCTCGAGATTTACAACACCATCGGCGGTGCCGGCGACCAGCGTCGCGATGGCATCGAAATCTTGACGGTAGGCCTTGGCGGTATGCGGTGACGGTTTGCGAATCGCGCGATCGGCGAGGAAGTCAACGAACCAGGCCGGATGCGCGATGCTGGGTGATTCCTGCTGCGAGTCGGCGCGGGGCATTTCTCAAGCATCCCAGTTGTGGTGGATATCCGTTGTTATCCACGAAGTCAGGCGTGGCGGCGGCAGGGGAGTCCCGAGCGTTCCAGGACCAATGCCGCGTTCCAAGGCCCGATACACCACCACCAAGCCCTCCAGGGCGACCTGCCCGAGCCGAGCACGGATCCGCGGCGGCCAATTGCCGGCCCGACGATCACCCTTTCGACATTGAACTGGATAGCCCCGAACAGCGGCAACATCTTTCAACGCCTCCGCGATGGCTTTCTCGGCGGACCGAGGCTGTCGTCGAGATCCGCCAGTGGCGGACGGAGTCAGAACCCTGGCTAGCGAGCCGCGGCATGTTCCCGGGCCTCGAGGCAAGACCTAGGTGCCAACGAGCACGAGGTAGTCGAATTCGCTGCCGTCAACAGCTGCAAACCAAGAGAATCGAAGATGGGACTGCCCCGAGTTCAGTTGACTCGCGGGGTGTGAATTTCAGGCCGCGGTTGCGACTGGGGTGTGGAGCAGTTCGAACTCTATCGGGGTGAGTCTGCCGAGTGCGCGTTGCCGGCGCCGTCGGTGGTAGGTCCGCTCGATCCACGTCACGATCGCCAGGCGTAGTTCGGCCCGGGTGGACCAGCGTCGCCGGTCGAGCACGTTGCGTTGCAAAAGGGCGAAGAACGATTCCATGGCTGCGTTGTCCCCGCACGCACCGACGCGGCCCATCGATCCGTGTAACCCGTTGTGCGACAGTGCGTGGACGAACTTCCGTGATCGAAATTGGCTGCCTCTGTCGGAGTGGACGATCGTCGCGACGGGTGAGCGCAGCGCCACGGCGTGATGCAAGGCCGCCACTGCCAGTGAGGACTTCATTTGCGAGTCGATCGAGTAGCCCACAATCCGGTTGGAGTAGACGTCTTTGATGGCGCAGAGGTAGAGCTTGCCTTCGTCGGTGCGGTGCTCGGTGATGTCAGCCAGCCAGACCTGGTTGGCGGCTTGGGCGCTGAACTGACGCTGGACGAGGTCGTCATGGACCGGCGGTCCGGATCGACGGTTCAGTCCACGCTTCTTGGCGAAGATCGACCAGATGCGCTCCTGGGAACACAGCCGCGCGACACGGTTCTCGCCGGCGATAATTCCGCGCCCGGGAAGTTCGTCTGCGATGAATCGGTAGCCGAAGGCCGGGTCGTCGGCGTGGATGTCGCGGGCCGCGTTGATCAGGTGCGCATCGTCCCAATCTCGCTGCGAAAAGGGTGCTTTGCGCCATTTGTAGAACCCCTGGGTGGAGAATCCCAGGACCCGGCAGGTCACCGTGACGGGCACCCCGTCAGCGGCAAGGTCGAGGACCAGCGGGTACATCATTTTGGGTTGGCGTCCCGGGACAGGTAGCCGACCGCACGGCGCATTACCTCGGCCTCCTGCTCGAGGAGCTTGATCCGCTTGTGCGCCTCGCGCAGCTGCGCGGCCACGTCGTCAGCAGCGGCCGGTGACCCAGCTCGGCCGACAGCATCGTCACGGTCAGCGATCTTGAGCCAGCGATGCAGACAGGCCTCCGAGATCCCGAAGTCCTTCGCGATCTGGCGCAGCGGCGCCTCGCCCTTGCGGGCCACGGCGATGACGTCGGCTCGGAACTCGGCAGGAAACGGTTTCGGCACGAGATCGATCCTTCCAGCGAGGACGAATCCTCACAGGTCAGGAGTCAACCAAACCGGGGGCAGTCCCGATTCTTATCGGTCGTATTGACGCTGGATACGGATGGAGGGGAAGGCTGGGCACTCAGACATACGGAGTCACTGCTTGTGAGTCGATGTCGAGCTCGACGCGGTGGGGTGTTTGACTACCAACCCGCCCGATCAGAACTCGTATGCAGGGTCAGTGTCGAGGATTTTCACGAACATCGCGGTCAGCCCTGCAAGGTCGGATTCGGTTCGCGCAGTGTGGCATGCGCTGTGCAGTTCGGTCAGGTCGGTCTTCCGCTACTACGATCAACTCGACGCCCGCCAAACGGCCGGCTCACAGAACCCCTAGGGTACGTGAAACTCGGGATGGTTCAACATCCCTGAGGTCGGTTGAGCCGGTAGACCTCAGCGGCGACATGGGCTATCGGCTGGCTGATACTCCCTGGGGGACAGAAAGACTCGCCGCCCTTCCCGATACCGATCGTTCGCACATCTCCCGCCCAGACGTACACGCCCTGAAAGAGCTGGCGGCGGATCACGCTGCTGTAGGAGAAATTATACGTGCGGTAACCCAGGAGTTCGGTCGCCTCACGGAGTGAGATAACACGTGCTTCGACGAGATCGTTCTCCGCGTCTCGCACGCCTCCGATGTCTGGGCGCCGACGCGGTTGACCGGACCCCGACAAGTGGTCCACTTGATCAACCAATCGGGGTCAGGCCACGGTTCCTCAGAATGTTCGTGCCCGGAATGAAATAGCCCTGACAGTTCCGTTCGAGGTCGCCGGCGTCCCAGGAATGCGGCACTCCACGCTCGGTTACATCAGATGTACAGGCGCCGAACGCGATCGCGTAGCTCGGCGGCAGTGATGGTTCCGCGGGTGTAGGCGACCTGGTCGGCACGCGTAGCCTTGGTGAATCGCCTCGATGATCTACGAACACAGCCGAGCTCTCGCGGCTACCGCTTGGTGACAAAGATCGGGGCCGCTGCAGTCCCGGCGCTTCAATGATATGGCGATTGAAGCGCTGCGCTGCAATACATTCCGCCGGGCACACCCTGGACGGACCGCGATGAGCGGGATCCGCACGGAGCAGCTCAACTACGTCGCTCAGGCCTGGATTACCCCACCGCCGCCGAGTACGCTGCGGGTGCAGGCACGGTTCATCAGAGGCCCGTGACGTCAATGAGTCCGATAAAACCACACTGGCTCCAACCACATGGGCCACCACACAGAGGTTGCCGTCATGCGTATCGAACTGCTCGCCTCACCGGGATGCCCCAATGCCGAGTTCGCTAGACAGACTGTCACCGACTGCCTGGCCGCTCTCGGAATAGACGAGCCCATCATTGACCGCGTCGGCCGCTATCCCTCGCCCACCGTCCTGATCAACGGCATCGACGTCATGCGCCCTGAGGACGAAGTATCAATCGGTGACGAGTGCCGACTGGACCCGCCAACACCGCAACGCGTTTTGGACGCATTGCGTGGCCAGCGGCCGAATCGGACCTAAAACTTGAGGCCTTTGCGGCTTTTACCGGAAAGGCGACATCGACGATGGTTGGAAGCTGACTTCGACTGATCCAGGTGCGCCAGCGGCCCCGGCTGGCCCGGATTGATTGGGTTACGCACCTAGTCTGCTACTCGCCCTCGTACCATCGATTCCCGCGGAGCAAGCCACCGAGACGCCTCACAGCAGAAGCACCCGCGAGGCGGGCAACGAGGAAAAGCGCAGCCAGCCAAGGGCCAGAGTGTGCAAGAGCTTGGCTTTAGCAAATCGGCCGGCCGCCTTGGCTGTCGCCGATTCTCAGGGTGCGAGAAATAGCAAGTCATGACACGAGCGGCGTGAGTTGTGGCCGTAGTTGCGCGAGACACACGCCGATGTCGAGAATGATGCAATCGCCTTCGATAAGCCCAGGGCGGCATATTTGCCCGGGGGACCGGACAACACGCGCAAGATTCATTAGCCCGTCACTTCGACGGCCTGGGTGGTCTTTCAGAGCCAAATTTGTGAGTCGGTGTTGGTCCCATGAGGCCGATTCGATAACGCTGCGGGTGCGACACGCTTACGAACATGACCGACACATTGACAGTTGACCCTGCCGTCGAGGCGGTTTCGGCGATCGTTGCGCGTGCACGTGAGGCTCAGCGGGCAATCGAGCACTACACCCAACAGCAAGCCGATGAACTATGCACTGCGGTGGCATGGGCCGTTGCCCGGCCTGACCGGGCCAGCGTGTTGGCCAAACTGGCGGTCGACGAGGGTGGCTTTGGTAACTACGGCGACAAAGTGACCAAAATCAACAAGCGGGTGCTCGGTGTCCTGGCTGACATGCGCACGGTCAAGACCGTCGGTGTCGTCGAGGACGACCCTACTCGTGGGTTGATCAAGATTGCGAAGCCCGTTGGGGTTATCGCTGCGTTGATTCCCACTACAGGGCCCGACGCCACACCTCCACTAAAGACACTGATGGCTCTGAAGGGCCGTAACGCGATCGTTGTCGCACCGCATCCGCGCACGGTGGCGACGACAATGGATGTTGTTGAGACAATGCGTAAAGCGTGCGAACAAGTCGGCGCCCCGGCGGATCTCATTCAGGTGATCGACAAGCCATCGATCTCCAAGACTCAGGAACTCATGCGGCAGGCCGACCTTATCGTCGCGACGGGCGGCG
This is a stretch of genomic DNA from Mycolicibacterium chubuense NBB4. It encodes these proteins:
- a CDS encoding IS3 family transposase (programmed frameshift) translates to MPKPFPAEFRADVIAVARKGEAPLRQIAKDFGISEACLHRWLKIADRDDAVGRAGSPAAADDVAAQLREAHKRIKLLEQEAEVMRRAVGYLSRDANPKMMYPLVLDLAADGVPVTVTCRVLGFSTQGFYKWRKAPFSQRDWDDAHLINAARDIHADDPAFGYRFIADELPGRGIIAGENRVARLCSQERIWSIFAKKRGLNRRSGPPVHDDLVQRQFSAQAANQVWLADITEHRTDEGKLYLCAIKDVYSNRIVGYSIDSQMKSSLAVAALHHAVALRSPVATIVHSDRGSQFRSRKFVHALSHNGLHGSMGRVGACGDNAAMESFFALLQRNVLDRRRWSTRAELRLAIVTWIERTYHRRRRQRALGRLTPIEFELLHTPVATAA
- a CDS encoding tyrosine-type recombinase/integrase; amino-acid sequence: MPRADSQQESPSIAHPAWFVDFLADRAIRKPSPHTAKAYRQDFDAIATLVAGTADGVVNLETTALNRDGLRAAFAVYAQTHSAASVRRCWSTWNTLCTYLFTADVLDANPMPLIGRPKVPKSLPKSYSGEAVTELVAAIDAEEGSARRSTWPERDRAIVFIALLAGLRAEELIGADIGDIRRTDDGGVLHVHGKGNKDRRIPFGTELLDVVEEYLETRLVRVPVARRRSPATDVLSRFSPTAPLFVGVDGARITRGTLQYRILRALKKAGINSERPPGALVHGLRHTFATELANANVSVYALMKLLGHESMVTAQRYVDGAATETRSAAESNPLYGLITAQSTPHGPTDDN
- a CDS encoding helix-turn-helix domain-containing protein; this encodes MPSSRLVELIDRYRDAHGVSESELARRIGVTRENLRKWRTNGVRRLPERANLAATARVIGRPYREVLSAALFDTGYLETAGDQTRPYSEVLADAITVLTEATRLTNQLSRRTDTGEWEADPDPRAAVPIDWAEFITLALAGAAANAGGIETVLAGRPGSWEAEMIRRTLQSTVFDDKDLLRHRTQPVVVDLWVESILDNLGDTTDDDYNHAHLELDARADAIPQPTDLPPGPFSPDDPRIAPVSWVNVDDNGYLVITYSGWSGDPADVALMTELQAEAQAHHDPTTGEIAYEQALQAISALEDALDEQWQRDYADYATRLTAAIETKLGELNLPVPITVTITAAPREATRADYDVHRPPDYPINAIDAAVEAGIMDTLTPSAIAAGTPPLERLPRQSV
- a CDS encoding DUF4226 domain-containing protein, with the translated sequence MGFWQQQVNDLMKGIGNLGGFTPPLDTPTPSPTLPPYPAPTYSPQIPGPDGVVPPVPQYPPYIPEQDMNTSSGMPRSTLDGIHDDGGVILQKPGELGPPPYPHGPDYTEAPPGSGVWVPDHRPLAPGSVVPAAWTGKGADEANTADAALRRTHEALNEADQGLGQHLTDAHAADTQSKAQLQRITQEIQAGIATMQPTLGTAAGREQLAIFLDRKASEAKQVASDAQQMASRLAASLQTVGQQFDSATTL